The Pyrococcus kukulkanii genome contains a region encoding:
- a CDS encoding signal peptidase I, producing MRASEILLSVVIFSLVIPSIIGFFLGRPVFVSYVYSDSMYPTLKRWDVFFINPLSKGDVGDIIVFNLSGKWTVHRVYAITEEGYITKGDNNVATDQQDGKNPPIPRDQVIGKVITVRGKPVKIPGLGKHVNSPLGMALLGVAGLLSIVSDSEVKRRRKRRVVITTEQVYIGLAGLLAMTMIFVGSMSWGGIDVTYASTLAGGQKEGWYLPGSVVEKNVTISNPSYIPMLIIAEGKVLDRTAFVLKGHEEISVPIRIEVPEETRVYRERISVYSYYPILPPSIVERLYSIEPHLPLIIEGLMVFFGMLAIKPLLGEPEVIAVRRSKK from the coding sequence ATGAGGGCCTCCGAAATCTTGCTCTCAGTTGTTATCTTCAGCTTAGTAATTCCGTCGATAATTGGCTTCTTCTTAGGGAGGCCCGTGTTCGTTTCATACGTTTACTCCGATAGCATGTATCCCACCCTTAAGAGATGGGACGTCTTCTTCATAAATCCCCTATCCAAGGGGGATGTTGGTGATATAATAGTCTTCAACCTCTCGGGCAAGTGGACGGTTCACAGGGTGTACGCGATAACCGAAGAGGGTTACATAACCAAAGGAGACAATAACGTTGCCACCGATCAGCAGGATGGCAAGAATCCGCCAATTCCAAGGGATCAAGTAATTGGGAAGGTGATAACGGTACGGGGAAAACCAGTAAAGATTCCGGGACTCGGGAAGCACGTAAATTCACCGCTCGGAATGGCTCTACTCGGCGTTGCAGGTTTGTTGTCGATAGTTTCGGATTCAGAAGTAAAGAGAAGAAGAAAGAGAAGGGTTGTAATAACGACTGAACAGGTATATATTGGCCTCGCTGGTTTGCTGGCGATGACCATGATCTTTGTAGGCTCGATGAGCTGGGGAGGAATAGATGTAACCTACGCCTCTACGCTAGCTGGAGGCCAAAAGGAGGGCTGGTACCTCCCTGGGAGCGTGGTTGAGAAGAACGTTACCATAAGTAATCCAAGTTACATCCCAATGCTCATAATAGCTGAAGGGAAGGTTCTGGATAGAACGGCCTTCGTGCTGAAAGGTCACGAAGAGATTTCAGTTCCAATAAGGATAGAGGTTCCGGAGGAAACGAGGGTATACAGGGAGAGGATAAGCGTATACTCCTACTACCCAATACTACCCCCCTCGATCGTGGAGAGACTTTACTCAATAGAGCCCCACCTTCCCCTCATTATTGAGGGACTAATGGTGTTCTTCGGCATGCTCGCGATAAAACCACTCCTCGGGGAACCCGAGGTAATAGCTGTTAGGAGATCTAAGAAATGA
- a CDS encoding DUF1102 domain-containing protein, which yields MNKLFGFALFFAGLMLAVGAGANFRYFEASRDVNVAIVSDDTELIDLTPLQPYVYMNNGKMTVEISSNHPQYPGYGAGLSPDSIYVFEEMFEVSNELWENADEDYPICVTLKADEGGGVKLFAGSFDNPTAGPAETIKVTVYHGSPVKIGMIFNTTGQGLGGQQIQIDINAVAGECTQ from the coding sequence ATGAATAAGTTATTTGGGTTTGCCCTGTTCTTTGCAGGGCTAATGTTAGCGGTTGGCGCTGGAGCCAACTTCAGGTACTTTGAGGCAAGTAGGGATGTGAATGTTGCCATAGTGTCGGATGATACTGAGCTAATTGACCTTACGCCACTACAGCCCTATGTTTACATGAACAATGGAAAAATGACCGTTGAGATATCGTCAAACCACCCCCAGTACCCAGGATATGGAGCCGGCCTCAGCCCTGACAGCATCTACGTGTTTGAGGAAATGTTTGAGGTCAGCAACGAGCTATGGGAAAATGCCGATGAGGATTACCCAATCTGCGTAACCTTAAAGGCCGACGAGGGTGGAGGAGTTAAACTATTCGCAGGTTCATTTGACAATCCAACAGCGGGCCCAGCAGAAACCATTAAGGTTACGGTATACCATGGAAGTCCAGTAAAGATAGGAATGATCTTTAACACTACAGGCCAGGGACTTGGAGGCCAGCAAATTCAGATCGATATAAACGCCGTAGCAGGTGAATGTACTCAATGA
- a CDS encoding DUF5305 family protein has translation MMRKEYVIGAIFVLLLTMSLASYLKSEGYEKTTLIEQVIQRGELKHSAYLANDTVYGRIASLEYYPTRILEAIYGNYTYSIEPSESGSYYILGTASYYVTKGQDKIYLVNETLFSTKGKLLNGTFSQSFSVNLTKIKERRKELAEALQLPRIQYEVKVTAKVRTREGEFSQEMPIVEDTSGLTYIKNTELEKKRNIVETSTVNNKLLGMNVSTARVVFPILTLISGIALLALWKPRPKRKINAIEGIPKGISSRVLVNDEKSLKKIAKIIGSPIIHYTLDGIDVYGVIDGSVIYEWWGLKSAEPESKQ, from the coding sequence ATGATGAGGAAGGAGTACGTTATAGGGGCCATATTTGTGTTGTTACTCACGATGAGCCTCGCCTCCTATTTAAAGAGCGAGGGGTACGAGAAGACAACCTTAATTGAGCAAGTAATTCAAAGGGGAGAGCTCAAGCACTCAGCTTACTTAGCGAACGATACTGTCTATGGGAGAATCGCGAGCCTAGAGTACTATCCAACGAGGATACTTGAGGCAATATACGGGAACTACACATACTCCATAGAGCCTAGTGAGAGCGGCTCATACTACATACTCGGCACGGCTTCATACTACGTAACCAAGGGGCAGGACAAGATCTACCTGGTAAATGAAACCTTGTTCTCAACTAAGGGAAAGCTACTTAATGGAACTTTTAGCCAAAGCTTCAGCGTAAACTTGACAAAAATTAAGGAGAGAAGGAAAGAGCTCGCCGAGGCACTACAGCTTCCAAGGATTCAGTACGAGGTCAAGGTTACCGCCAAGGTCAGGACAAGGGAAGGTGAGTTCTCTCAGGAAATGCCGATAGTTGAAGATACGAGCGGGTTAACTTACATCAAGAACACGGAGCTTGAGAAGAAGAGGAACATCGTTGAGACGAGTACGGTAAACAATAAGCTACTTGGCATGAACGTTTCGACTGCAAGGGTTGTGTTCCCTATATTGACACTAATTTCGGGAATAGCCCTCCTTGCACTTTGGAAGCCCAGGCCGAAGAGGAAGATAAATGCAATAGAGGGAATACCAAAGGGAATAAGCTCAAGGGTTCTTGTTAACGACGAGAAGAGCCTGAAGAAGATAGCTAAGATAATTGGAAGCCCAATTATCCACTACACACTTGATGGAATCGACGTTTACGGGGTGATAGATGGAAGCGTAATATACGAGTGGTGGGGGCTTAAGAGCGCTGAGCCTGAATCCAAGCAATGA
- the flaJ gene encoding archaellar assembly protein FlaJ yields MPEERISIFVKADVDPKEYVRKILIPGLAGSAVIFIVINVFNKLIALPTGLRLFMYLIPIILALYVVAYPYLMADSKRISINSKLPFFITYFAVLSTSEIGRSDLLKVLASDPKLGAIASELKKVYIIVDKLHRSMPEAFRFLARRTPSRVFADFLDRLAYSLDSGVELKDYLFQEQQTVMDDFQTFYEGALYDLDIFKEIYESIIISVVFAAAFIIIGPLITGQNIGRLALYLIFLILAAEIGTLLVIKYRMPEDPIWAEVKVKTPRQEKIKRALIISIALIPVVFLVYMAFIRPRFSIPTPFVIALTLTPLIYVGNVVRKEEASIFRKDENFPAFIRSLASSLAASGASLLLVLKYLSAHDFGTLTEDIRALYRRLAVRVDSQRAWDFFIAETGSWLIGIFSEIFRESLRLGAEPDYVGKVISRNFERLVRLRRKRQQSVSNFIGIILGLTGAFAFALAASFQVAVSINDLFSKLQVPTEYIGDIIHVIPPSGMQLLTISMLVMMIAHSLLSAMAIKIADGGHILGSLYYFVILLWVFATGMYVGQELMGRFMQLGSGELILLLVR; encoded by the coding sequence ATGCCCGAGGAGAGGATCAGCATATTCGTCAAGGCAGACGTTGATCCAAAGGAGTACGTGAGGAAAATATTGATTCCGGGGTTAGCTGGCTCTGCTGTAATCTTTATAGTTATAAACGTCTTCAACAAGCTGATAGCTTTACCCACGGGGTTAAGGCTGTTCATGTATCTCATTCCCATAATCTTGGCATTGTACGTCGTTGCCTATCCTTACTTGATGGCTGACTCCAAGAGGATAAGCATAAACTCCAAGCTGCCCTTCTTCATAACTTATTTTGCCGTACTCTCGACGAGCGAGATAGGTAGGAGTGACTTACTCAAGGTTCTCGCGAGCGACCCAAAGCTTGGAGCAATAGCTAGTGAGTTGAAGAAGGTATACATAATAGTTGATAAGCTCCACCGCTCGATGCCCGAGGCATTTAGATTCCTCGCGAGGAGAACCCCAAGCAGGGTTTTTGCAGATTTCCTTGATAGGCTCGCATATTCTCTTGATAGCGGTGTCGAGCTTAAGGACTATTTATTCCAAGAGCAGCAAACGGTCATGGACGACTTCCAGACATTTTACGAGGGTGCACTCTACGACCTTGACATCTTCAAGGAGATCTACGAGTCGATCATAATCTCGGTGGTATTCGCGGCGGCCTTCATAATCATTGGTCCCCTTATCACGGGACAAAATATAGGGAGGCTCGCCCTCTACCTAATCTTCCTGATCTTGGCTGCAGAGATAGGAACGCTACTCGTCATAAAGTACAGGATGCCCGAAGATCCCATATGGGCCGAGGTTAAGGTCAAGACCCCGAGGCAGGAGAAGATAAAGAGGGCTCTAATCATATCCATCGCGCTTATTCCAGTGGTTTTTCTTGTTTATATGGCCTTCATAAGGCCGAGGTTCTCCATTCCAACTCCGTTCGTGATAGCCCTAACATTGACTCCCCTAATATACGTTGGCAATGTCGTGAGGAAGGAGGAGGCCTCGATATTCAGGAAAGATGAGAACTTCCCGGCCTTCATAAGGAGCCTTGCCTCCTCCCTTGCGGCAAGTGGTGCATCCCTACTCTTGGTCTTGAAGTACCTTAGCGCCCATGACTTCGGAACACTAACCGAGGATATAAGGGCCCTCTACAGGAGGTTGGCCGTTAGAGTCGACTCCCAAAGGGCTTGGGACTTCTTCATAGCTGAAACTGGTAGCTGGCTTATCGGAATATTCTCGGAGATATTCAGGGAGAGCCTAAGGCTCGGTGCTGAACCGGACTACGTTGGTAAGGTCATAAGCAGGAACTTCGAGAGGTTAGTAAGGCTTAGGAGGAAGAGGCAGCAGAGTGTTTCAAACTTCATCGGAATAATCCTCGGTTTAACTGGTGCATTCGCCTTCGCCTTAGCTGCATCGTTCCAGGTTGCAGTGTCAATTAACGATCTCTTCAGCAAGCTCCAGGTACCAACCGAATACATTGGGGACATAATCCACGTTATTCCCCCATCAGGAATGCAACTGCTCACGATCTCCATGTTGGTCATGATGATAGCCCACTCCCTGCTTTCGGCCATGGCCATAAAGATTGCGGATGGTGGGCACATACTCGGCTCCCTCTACTACTTCGTAATCCTGCTTTGGGTCTTCGCTACTGGAATGTACGTAGGTCAGGAGTTGATGGGGAGGTTCATGCAGCTTGGCAGCGGTGAGTTAATACTACTCCTCGTGAGGTGA